CCGCCGGCTCGTGCTCCAGCTGAGCATCCTCGGCGGCGCCATCGTCGTCATCGCGGTCGTCGCCGTCACCCTCATCTCCATGAACCAGGCGCCCGCACGCGGCCCCCTCAACATGGCGAGCGACGGCATCAAGATCGGCGCCGACCTGAAGGCCGAGCGCACCCCCGGCCTCGCCCCCAGCGCCACCCCCGTGCCGTCGGAGCCCACCGAGCCGGGCGTCATCGACATCCGCATCTACGTCGACTACCTGTGCGCGAACTGCGGCACCTTCGAGGCGAACAACGCCGAGCAGCTGCGCACGTGGGTCTCGTCGGGCGCAGCGACCCTCGAGATCCACCCCATCGCGCTCCTCACGACCAAGTCGGCCGGCACCCAGTACTCGCTGCGCGCCGCCAACGCCGCCGCGTGCGTCGCCGAGTACTCGCCCGACGCGTTCTTCGACTTCCACGGCGCCCTGTTCAAGAACCAGCCCGAGGAGGGCACCGAGGGCCTCACCGACGAGGAGCTCCTGGCGCGCGCGACGAAGGCCGGCGCGACCGACACCGCGCGCATCAAGACGTGCATCGAGAAGAAGCGCTTCGCGTCGTGGGTGCAGGCCGCCACCGTGCGCGCACTCAACGGCCCCATCCCGAACGCCGACATCCCCGCCGTCACGACGGCGCCGACGATCATCGTCGACGGCAAGAGGTTCCAGTACACGAAGGACTTCGACCCGAAGGAGCTCGCGCAGTTCGTGACGGGCGCCGCGGGCGACAACTTCGCCGCCACCCCCACACCGAGCCCGTCCGCGAGCGAGGCCCCGGCCTCGGCCCCGTAGGCTGGACCCCTGTCGCCTCCTTAGCTCAGTTGGCCAGAGCACCCGTTATCTACAGCATGGCTTCGCACTGACCTTGTAGTTGCTGAGGAGAGGCGTGGATGACATGCCATCGACGGGCATTTGGGGCCGGTAGTGTTGGCCCGAACGTCCATCCCTCGCCTCCTTAGCTCACCAGGTAGAGCGTCTCACTTGTAATGAGAAGGTAGCCGGTTCGAGTCCGGCAGGAGGCTCCAATCGCCACTTTGCATTGGTCAGTGGTGGCTGTATAGTCAGTACATGCTGACTCTTGCTTCGCGCCTCGACGTGATGAACCGACTCGGGCGCGCCATGGCCGACCCGACGCGTTCCCGCATCCTGATGACCTTG
The Protaetiibacter sp. SSC-01 genome window above contains:
- a CDS encoding thioredoxin domain-containing protein, which translates into the protein MTYGESDRPEPGGNDARAAAKERARELRTLHRKQERRRRLVLQLSILGGAIVVIAVVAVTLISMNQAPARGPLNMASDGIKIGADLKAERTPGLAPSATPVPSEPTEPGVIDIRIYVDYLCANCGTFEANNAEQLRTWVSSGAATLEIHPIALLTTKSAGTQYSLRAANAAACVAEYSPDAFFDFHGALFKNQPEEGTEGLTDEELLARATKAGATDTARIKTCIEKKRFASWVQAATVRALNGPIPNADIPAVTTAPTIIVDGKRFQYTKDFDPKELAQFVTGAAGDNFAATPTPSPSASEAPASAP